One Cinclus cinclus chromosome 24, bCinCin1.1, whole genome shotgun sequence genomic window carries:
- the RAB5C gene encoding ras-related protein Rab-5C, translating to MAGRGGAARPNGPAAGNKICQFKLVLLGESAVGKSSLVLRFVKGQFHEYQESTIGAAFLTQTVCLDDTTVKFEIWDTAGQERYHSLAPMYYRGAQAAIVVYDITNTDTFVRAKNWVKELQRQASPNIVIALAGNKADLANKRAVDFQDAQTYADDNSLLFMETSAKTAMNVNEIFMAIAKKLPKNEPQSAPGGPGRNRVVDLQESSQPSRSQCCSN from the exons ATGGCAGGTCGAGGTGGAGCTGCCCGACCGAATGGACCAGCTGCTGGGAACAAAATTTGCCAGTTTAAACTTGTTCTCTTGGGCGAGTCTGCGGTGGGGAAGTCCAGCCTGGTCCTGCGCTTTGTGAAGGGGCAGTTCCACGAGTACCAGGAGAGCACAATTGGAG CTGCCTTCCTAACACAGACAGTGTGTCTGGATGACACGACAGTGAAGTTTGAGATCTGGGACACGGCGGGGCAGGAGCGATACCACAGCCTGGCCCCCATGTACTACCGGGGGGCTCAGGCAGCCATTGTGGTCTACGACATCACGAACACA GACACATTTGTACGAGCCAAGAACTGGGTGAAAGAGTTGCAGAGGCAGGCTAGCCCCAATATTGTAATTGCACTAGCAGGAAACAAGGCAGACCTTGCTAACAAGAGAGCTGTGGACTTCCAG gatgCACAAACATATGCAGATGACAACAGCTTGCTGTTCATGGAGACGTCAGCGAAGACAGCAATGAATGTGAATGAAATCTTCATGGCAATAG CCAAGAAACTGCCAAAAAATGAACCCCAGAGTGCTCCTGGTGGCCCAGGCAGGAATCGGGTGGTGGACCTTCAGGAGAGCAGCCAGCCGAGCAGAAGCCAGTGCTGCAGCaactga
- the LOC134053234 gene encoding heat shock protein beta-11-like, whose translation MCGTRPRLQRTGIKTSDGSSGAERFQTTGKGTEAAAAAAAAAAAAAAAAMLCRMHLAPFASSSLASRLGTVRTLWPHAETIFTELQQEMEKAREFMSSFEQLLSNHGAITAEHTPSTSSTTLTQGSGDGFSVCQDVKNFAPEQLSVKVVGRKVVLVGQKETQNVDEKGSFSYKYEVLKREWDVPEEVDAEALTCSLSKDGQLRIEAPKLALPAAPERNVPIQVSPAAPKTGPASEDGANNKAQV comes from the coding sequence ATGTGCGGGACAAGGCCACGCCTCCAGCGAACGGGTATAAAAACCTCGGACGGCAGCAGCGGAGCAGAACGCTTCCAAACCACTGGAAAAGGGAccgaagcagcagcagcagcagcagcagcagcagcagcagcagcagcagcagcgatgCTTTGCCGGATGCACCTCGCACCATTCGCCTCCAGCTCCCTGGCCAGCCGGCTGGGCACAGTGAGGACCCTGTGGCCGCACGCAGAGACCATCTTCAccgagctgcagcaggagatggagaaagCTCGGGAGTTCATGAGCAGCTTTGAGCAGCTCCTGAGCAATCACGGAGCTATCACCGCGGAGCACACCCCGAGCACCAGCAGCACGACCCTGACCCAGGGCTCTGGGGACGGCTTCTCTGTCTGCCAGGACGTGAAGAACTTTGCTCCCGAGCAGCTGTCGGTGAAGGTGGTGGGCAGGAAGGTGGTGCTGGTGGGGCAGAAGGAGACACAGAATGTCGATGAGAAGGGCTCCTTCTCCTACAAGTACGAGGTGCTGAAGCGGGAGTGGGACGTGCCCGAGGAGGTGGATGCCGAAGCGCTGACCTGCTCCCTGTCCAAGGATGGGCAGCTGCGCATCGAGGCCCCCAAGCTGGCACTGCCGGCCGCTCCCGAGAGGAACGTGCCCATCCAGGTCAGCCCTGCTGCCCCAAAGACCGGACCAGCTTCTGAGGACGGTGCCAACAACAAAGCCCAGGTGTAA
- the LOC134053283 gene encoding heat shock protein 30C-like — translation MLCRLHFMPPMSSSLFPWLGPIRTLWPHPGTLFAELEREMRLEMERAREFMSSVEQYLTSGSSPGRLGITTDRASSTSAALTQGSGDGFSVCQDVKDFAPEQLSVKVVGRKVVLVGQKETQSTDEKGSFSYKYEVLKREWDVPEEVDAEALTCSLSKDGQLRIEAPKLALPAAPERNVPIQMGPAVAQPAGSTEEGAERAKA, via the coding sequence ATGCTTTGCCGCCTGCACTTTATGCCGCCCATGTCCAGCTCGCTGTTCCCGTGGCTGGGACCCATCCGCACCCTCTGGCCACATCCAGGCACCCTCTTCGCCGAGCTGGAGCGGGAGATGAGACTGGAAATGGAGAGGGCTCGGGAGTTCATGAGCAGCGTGGAGCAGTACCTGACCAGTGGGAGCAGCCCCGGGCGACTCGGCATCACCACAGACCGCGCGTCCAGCACCAGCGCAGCCCTGACCCAGGGCTCTGGGGACGGCTTCTCTGTCTGCCAGGACGTGAAGGACTTTGCTCCCGAGCAGCTGTCGGTGAAGGTGGTGGGCAGGAAGGTGGTGCTGGTGGGGCAGAAGGAGACGCAGAGCACAGACGAGAAGGGCTCCTTCTCCTACAAGTACGAGGTGCTGAAGCGGGAGTGGGACGTGCCCGAGGAGGTGGATGCCGAAGCGCTGACCTGCTCCCTGTCCAAGGATGGGCAGCTGCGCATCGAGGCCCCCAAGCTGGCACTGCCGGCCGCTCCCGAGAGGAACGTGCCCATCCAGATGGGGCCGGCGGTGGCGCAGCCAGCTGGCAGCACTGAGGAGGGAGCCGAGCGGGCCAAGGCGTGA
- the KAT2A gene encoding histone acetyltransferase KAT2A, whose product MAEPEAAQPGRPPPGPGTGTAGTAGASGGTAGGTGSSDPARPGLSQQQRASQRKAQVRGFPRGKKLEKLGVFSACKANDACKCNGWKNPNPPTAPRMDLQQPVTNLSEPCRSCGHALADHVSHLENVSEEEINRLLGMVVDVENLFMSVHKEEDTDTKQVYFYLFKLLRKCILQMSQPVVEGSLGSPPFEKPNIEQGVLNFVQYKFSHLPPKERQTMYELSKMFLLCLNYWKLETPSQFRQRSQNDDVATYKVNYTRWLCYCHVPQSCDSLPRYETTHVFGRSLLKSIFTVTRRQLLEKFRVEKDKLVPEKRTLILTHFPKFLSMLEEEIYGENSPIWEADFTVPATEGAQLVSRPAAVSTVAVPTTPLFSKKLSSSSSAASLDASTPEPLPGEKRKLPESLTLEDAKRIRVMGDIPMELVNEVMLTITDPAAMLGPETSLLSANAARDETARLEERRGIIEFHVIGNSLSQKSNKKILMWLVGLQNVFSHQLPRMPKEYITRLVFDPKHKTLALIKDGRVIGGICFRMFPTQGFTEIVFCAVTSNEQVKGYGTHLMNHLKEYHIKHNILYFLTYADEYAIGYFKKQGFSKDIKVPKSRYLGYIKDYEGATLMECELNPRIPYTELSHIIKKQKEIIKKLIERKQAQIRKVYPGLTCFKEGVRQIPIESVPGIRETGWKPLGKEKGKELKDPDQLYNMLKNLLAQIKTHPSAWPFMEPVKKSEAPDYYEIIRFPIDLKTMTERLKNRYYVTKKLFIADLQRIITNCREYNPPDSDYCKCANTLEKFFYFKLKEGGLIDK is encoded by the exons ATGGCGGAGCCGGAGGCCGCGCAGCCCGGGCGgcccccgccgggcccgggAACGGGAACGGCGGGGACGGCGGGGGCGAGCGGGGGAACGGCTGGAGGAACGGGATCCAGCGACCCGGCACGGCCCgggctgagccagcagcagcgGGCGAGCCAGCGCAAGGCGCAGGTGCGGGGGTTCCCCCGCGGGAagaagctggagaagctgggggTCTTCTCGGCTTGCAAG GCCAACGACGCCTGCAAGTGCAATGGCTGGAAGAACCCAAACCCCCCCACAGCCCCTCGAATGGACCTGCAGCAGCCAGTGACCAACCTGAGCGAACCGTGCCGGAGCTGTGGCCATGCACTGG CGGACCATGTGTCCCACCTGGAGAACGTCTCGGAGGAAGAGATCAACCGTCTGCTGGGCATGGTGGTGGATGTGGAGAATCTCTTCATGTCAGTGCACAAGGAGGAGGACACAGACACCAAGCAGGTGTATTTCTACCTGTTCAAG CTGCTGCGGAAGTGCATCCTGCAGATGAGCCAGCCTGTGGTCGAGGGGTCCCTGGGTAGCCCCCCCTTTGAGAAACCAAACATTGAACAG GGAGTCCTGAATTTTGTGCAGTACAAGTTCAGCCACTTGCCGCCCAAGGAGCGTCAGACCATGTATGAGCTctccaagatgttcctgctgtgtCTCAACTACTGGAAGCTGGAGACACCATCCCAGTTCCGCCAGCGCTCCCAGAATGACGATGTGGCCACCTACAAGGTCAACTACACCAG GTGGCTGTGCTACTGCCATGTGCCACAGAGCTGTGACAGCCTGCCCCGCTATGAGACCACCCACGTCTTTGGGCGCAGCCTCCTCAAGTCCATCTTCACGGTGACCCGCcggcagctgctggagaagtTCCGGGTGGAGAAGGACAAGCTGGTGCCAGAGAAGCGGACACTCATCCTCACCCACTTCCCCAA GTTCCTCTCCATGCTGGAGGAGGAGATCTACGGTGAGAACTCTCCAATCTGGGAGGCTGATTTCACAGTGCCAGCTACAGAGGGTGCCCAGCTGGTGTCTCGCCCAG CTGCAGTCAGCACCGTTGCTGTGCCCACCACTCCTCTCTTCAGCAagaagctcagcagcagcagctcggcTGCCAGCCTGGATGCCAGCACcccagagcccctgccag gaGAGAAGCGGAAGCTACCTGAGAGCCTGACACTGGAGGATGCCAAGAGGATCCGTGTCATGGGAGACATCCCCATGGAGCTGGTGAACGAGGTCATGCTGACCATCACGGACCCTGCTGCCATGTTGGGCCCTGAG ACCAGCTTGCTGTCGGCCAACGCGGCGCGGGATGAGACGGCGCGGCTGGAGGAGCGCCGCGGCATCATCGAGTTCCACGTTATCGGCAACTCGCTCTCACAGAAATCCAACAAGAAGATCCTGATGTGGCTGGTGGGACTGCAGAATGTCTTCTCTCACCAGCTGCCCCGCATGCCCAAGGAGTACATCACTCGCCTCGTCTTTGACCC GAAGCACAAGACCCTGGCACTGATCAAGGATGGACGAGTGATCGGGGGCATCTGCTTCCGCATGTTCCCTACCCAAGGCTTCACAGAGATTGTCTTCTGTGCTGTCACCTCTAATGAGCAAGTGAAG GGCTATGGGACGCACCTGATGAACCACCTGAAGGAGTACCACATCAAGCACAACATCCTCTACTTCCTCACCTATGCAGATGAGTACGCCATTGGCTACTTCAAAAAGCAG GGCTTTTCCAAGGACATCAAGGTCCCCAAGAGCCGCTACCTGGGATACATCAAGGACTATGAGGGGGCGACCCTGATGGAGTGTGAGCTGAACCCCCGCATCCCCTACACCGAGCTTTCACACATTAtaaagaagcagaaggag ATCATCAAGAAGCTGATTGAGAGGAAACAGGCGCAGATCCGCAAAGTCTACCCAGGCCTGACCTGCTTCAAGGAGGGTGTGCGGCAGATCCCCATCGAGAGTGTCCCTGGCATCC GAGAAACGGGATGGAAACcactggggaaggagaaggg gaaggagctgaaGGACCCGGACCAGCTCTACAACATGCTGAAGAATCTCCTGGCCCAGATCAAG ACCCACCCCAGTGCATGGCCCTTCATGGAGCCAGTGAAGAAGTCAGAGGCACCGGACTACTATGAAATCATCCGCTTCCCCATTG ACCTGAAGACCATGACGGAGCGGCTGAAGAACCGCTACTACGTCACCAAGAAGCTGTTCATCGCCGACCTGCAGCGCATCATCACCAACTGCCGCGAGTACAACCCGCCCGACAGCGACTACTGCAAGTGTGCCAACACCCTCGAGAAGTTCTTCTACTTCAAGCTCAAGGAGGGGGGGCTCATCGACAAGTAG
- the DHX58 gene encoding ATP-dependent RNA helicase DHX58: MELRGYQREAAGPALRGRNSIVWLPTGAGKTRVAVHVCRRHLESRRGGKVAVLVNKVHLVDQHTEKEFCQLQDIFKVTSISGDTSHKTFFANLVKKNDVVICTAQILQNALVSTEEDMHVELTDFSLLVIDECHHTHKDAVYNKIMLRYLQRKLSGEQGLPQVLGLTASPGTGRATSFEGAVEHILQICANLDTEKITSMQDEVQLLQRHVPQPKKQYDLCQERVEDPFGEQLKKVMVQIQQFMGKPDLPRDFGTQIYEQRIMELEKRATEMFCRKTRVCAMHLRKYNDALLINDTVRMVDALQCLQQFYSTERDKKDPTEQFLTATFEENRASLQALAGDHHYENPRLGKLEEILREHFQPLGTSRGIVFTKTRQSAHSLLSWLQSTATLRGQHIRAAVLTGAGYSNQTRHMTQNEQQNVIKQFREGALNLLFSTSVAEEGLDIPECNIVVRYGLMTNEISMMQARGRARAENSVYSVLAKANSREVTRELLNEDLVDLMKRAIQAVQAMPEQEYHQKIRELQRVAVASWLMKEAKISEQRQLHDPASVRLYCVNCNTAVCRGSDIRTVEGMHHVNINPEFGSYYRVSSGKMQFQRTFKDWEPGCRISCKACRQDWGMEMLYQQVKLPILCIKNFVVETPAEKRRYKKWGSVTFPIKAFDYVEYCSDTYGVSF, from the exons ATGGAGCTCCGGGGGTACCAGCGGGAGGCGGCGGGCCCGGCCCTGCGCGGCCGCAACAGCATCGTTTGGCTGCCCACGGGCGCCGGGAAGACCCGCGTGGCCGTCCACGTCTGCCGGCGGCACCTGGAGAGCCGGCGGGGCGGCAAGGTGGCCGTGCTTGTCAACAAg GTGCACCTGGTGGACCAGCACACAGAGAAGGAGTTCTGTCAACTTCAGGACATCTTTAAGGTGACGTCCATCAGTGGGGACACCAGCCACAAAACTTTCTTCGCCAACCTGGTGAAAAAGAACGATGTTGTCATCTGCACAGCCCAGATTCTGCAGAACGCCCTGGTGAGCACGGAGGAGGACATGCACGTGGAGCTTACAG ATTTCTCACTGCTGGTGATAGACGAGTGCCACCACACGCACAAGGATGCCGTCTACAACAAGATCATGCTGAGATACCTTCAGCGGAAGCTGAGTGGGGAGCAGGGCCTGCCACAGGTCCTGGGGCTCACAGCatcccctggcactgggagggcAACATCCTTTGAGGGAGCCGTAGAGCACATCCTGCAG ATCTGTGCCAACCTGGACACTGAGAAGATCACATCGATGCAGGACGAGGTGCAGCTCCTACAGAGACATGTCCCCCAGCCCAAGAAGCAGTATGACCTGTGCCAGGAGAGAGTGGAG gacCCCTTTGGTGAGCAGCTGAAGAAGGTGATGGTGCAGATCCAGCAGTTCATGGGGAAACCAGATCTCCCACGGGACTTTGGCACACAGATTTACGAGCAGCGCATTAtggagctggagaagagag CTACAGAGATGTTTTGTCGTAAGACGCGGGTGTGTGCCATGCACCTGCGCAAGTACAACGATGCTTTGCTGATCAATGACACCGTGAGGATGGTGGATGCCTTGCAGTGCCTCCAGCAGTTCTACAGCACTGAGAGGGATAAGAAGGACCCCACTGAACAGTTCCTCACTGCCACGTTTGAGG AGAACAGGGCGAGCCTGCAGGCACTCGCTGGGGACCACCACTATGAGAACCCAAGGCTGGGCAAGCTGGAGGAGATCCTACGTGAGCACTTTCAGCCTCTGGGCACTTCTCGTGGCATTGTCTTCACCAAGACAAGGCAGAGTGCCCACAGCCTGctcagctggctgcagagcacagccacgCTCCGTGGGCAACACATCAGGGCTGCTGTCCTCACTGGTGCTGGCTACAGCAACCAGACCAGGCACATGACACAG AATGAGCAGCAGAATGTGATCAAGCAGTTCCGTGAGGGAGCCctcaaccttctcttctccaccAGTGTGGCCGAGGAGGGCCTGGACATCCCTGAGTGCAACATTGTGGTCCGCTATGGGCTGATGACCAATGAGATCTCCATGATGCAG GCCCGGGGCCGTGCCCGTGCTGAGAACAGTGTCTACTCTGTCCTTGCCAAAGCCAACAGCAGAGAGGTGACCCGAGAGCTGCTCAATGAGGACCTGGTAGACCTCATGAAGAGGGCGATTCAGGCAGTGCAAGCTATGCCTGAGCAGGAGTACCACCAAAAG ATCCGGGAGCTGCAGCGGGTGGCTGTAGCCAGCTGGCTGATGAAGGAAGCCAAGATCAGCGAGCAGCGGCAGCTGCACGACCCGGCCTCTGTTCGCCTGTACTGCGTCAACTGCAACACGGCCGTGTGCCGCGGCAGTGACATCCGCACGGTGGAGGGCATGCACCACGTCAACATCAACCCTGAATTTGG GTCGTATTACAGAGTTTCTTCTGGGAAAATGCAGTTCCAGCGGACTTTCAAGGACTGGGAGCCTGGCTGCCGTATCTCCTGTAAAGCCTGCAGGCAG GACTGGGGGATGGAGATGCTGTACCAGCAGGTGAAGCTGCCTATCCTCTGCATCAAAAACTTTGTGGTGGAGACACCAGCAGAGAAGAGGAGGTACAAGAAGTGGGGCTCTGTGACATTCCCTATCAAGGCGTTTGACTATGTGGAGTACTGCTCTGACACCTATGGCGTGTCCTTCTAG